A window of Sphingobacterium kitahiroshimense genomic DNA:
TGTCAAAAGCTTTACGAATAATTTCAACCCCCTGCTTGTGTTTACTACCTTTCAAAGACATGCACCCCAAGCCGATACTGGAAACCTCGATTGCTGATTTACCTAACTTATTATACTGCATCCTTCACGAAATCCAATAACTCAATATCAAATATTAAAATGCTATTGGGAGGAATAACACCCATGTTTTGACTTCCATATCCTAATTTACTTGGTACATAAAAACGATATTTTGCTCCTTTAGACATTAAAGGAACACCTATTTTCCAGCCTTCAATCACGCGATCTAATTTCATTTTTAGAGGTTCATTACGATCTAATGAACTATCAAATTTCTTTCCATCCAATAAAGTTCCTGTATAATGTACTGTTACTTCGTTTTCTCGAGTCGGTTTTTCCCCAGTGCCTTCTACCAATACTTCATACTGCAAACCCTCTTCCGTAGTTTTTACAGTTGTTTTTTTAGCATTTTCTGTAAAAAAAGCCTGCTCTTTGGCAAGATTTTCTTTCTCCTTTATTTCTCTCGCTTCGGTAACTGCGCTTTGGATAACCATGCGCAATTGATCTTCTTCAATCAAAGAATTTTGACCATCAAGAGCACTAACTATTGCTTTACCGATTAACTCTTTATTCCAATTTGTAATCTCCAAATTTTTCAATGTACCACCAATGTCACGTCCAAAAGCATATGACACGGAGTCTGTTTTAGTCGCTAATAATGGTTTAACAGCTGTTGTTTTCTTTACAGTTTTCTTTTTTTGTTGTGCCGTTACAGATAGTGTAGCCAAAGACAATAATGCCAAAGCAATATATTTCATATAATTTTAAGTATGTTTTGACACAATATTAGTAATAATTTCTTGAGTATTGTTCTTATAATCGACAACAACTCGCGATTTACTATTTAGCCAAGCCTCTATAGATAGCATATTTTTTTGTTTTAAGCTCGAAATAACGGGTACACCCATCTCTTCCAGTGCCGCAGCATTCAAATGTTGCTCATACTGATTTTTCATTGGAACCACCAACAATTTCTTTTGAAGGAACAATGCCTCCGCTGGGGTTTCAAATCCAGCCCCACATAGCACTCCCGAAGAACTTGCCATACTAGCAATAAATGCATCATTGTTAATAGGACGTATCGCCACATTCTTCATATCAAAAGCCCGCGAATTATGCTTACTGAAAACCTGCCAACTGATATCTGGAAATTTCATTAAATGTTTCAACAGATGTGCATCATCATAGGCCGGTAAATAAACAGTATAGTGCCCCTTATCCTGAACATCCAGCTCGCGCACGGAATTACGAATGACAGGAGTGTAAATGTTCTTATTATAGCTTTTAAAATGAAAACCGTAAGCATGCGCCGTGGGGGCATAATTCTTCATAATAAATTTACCCAGCATATCCGTCTCATCTGGTTTGGGACTGGAAGCATCTAACGCTGCGATCTGATGACTCAAACCAATACAGGGAAAATCCTTCATATGAGCAGACCAGGCAGATATGGGTTCAAAATCATTAATAACAAGATCATACTGATCTATAGGAAGTGATTTGATTTCTTGTGTAAATTTACGAACAGTAGAACTCATAAATGTCTTCCAGAGATCTACCCCTCCTGATTTCCCAAAAATAAAACTCAAACCATGCAGGCGATATTTCACTTCAAACGGTAAAACTAAATCCGCTTGGATTCCACTCACCAAAACATCAACCTCTCCAAAATTACGTAAACAAGGCACAACATCCATCGCTCGACTGAGGTGGCCATTACCTGTACCCTGTACCGCATAAAGTATTTTCATAAACTTCGCGATTATTTATCGGCAAAATAAAAATTTTTCATGACAATAAAGTTAAATTTAGGTTACGTTTTTTGTTCTTAATAAAGAATACATTTAAAAATGCGAAGGATATTTTGTAACTTACTATTTATTAACAAATTGTTTCAACATGAAAGGATTATCAATTATAATCTCTTTATTTATTATATTTATAATATGTAGCTCATGGGGATTTTTTGCACATAAAAAAATTAATGAATATGCCGTTTATACCCTTCCTCCAACATTAGCTTCCTTTTATAAGAAAAATATTCTCTTAATTAGTTCAAAAGCCGTAGACGCAGATAAAAGATGCTATATAGATAGCCTTGAATCGCCCCGCCATTATATCGATATTGATGATTATAACGAGCCCTCGATTGACTCGATCCCCATTCACTGGACAAAAGCCAAAGAAAAATATCAGAAAAAACAGCTCTTGTTAAATGGAATTGTCCCTTGGCAAATATCATTTTCCTACCATAAACTCGTCAAAGCATTTAAATTCAAAGATATTAGACAAATCATCCGTCATTCTGCAGACCTAGGGCACTATATTGGTGATGCTCATGTTCCTTTACATACAACCAAAAATTATAACGGACAATTAACCAACCAAATTGGAATACATGCATTTTGGGAAAGTCGTTTACCCGAAATGTTTGTCAAAGAGTATTCATTTATAAAAGGTCCAGCAAAATTTATTGAAGATCCATTGCATACCTCCTGGAATATCGTCAAACAAAGTAACTTGCTTGTTGACTCAGTACTTGCACTTGAAAAACAACTGGATAAATCTTTTTCAAAACATCAAAAATATTCCTTTATAGAGCGAAATAATCTACTGATCAGAACCTATTCCGATGAATATGCCAGGGCCTATCATACTGCCCTCAATGGCATGGTTGAAAAAAGAATGGCTAGTGCTATACAACAAGTGGGGTCATTCTGGTATTCTGCTTGGGTTGAGGCCGGACAACCAGACCTCAAAAATCTACAAAAAGTAACGATAGATGACCAGCCCCTTGATATCAATAATAAAAAAAATATGGGCAGAGAAGAACTATAAAACAACCGGACTATATACTTATTAAAAACTGGCACCCTGCAATTAAACAATACATACCTACTTTTGTCCGGTAAATTTTAAGAAGAGCCATAATGAGTAAGAATTTAACGCTATTAGCATTATCCTTAATTGGATATTCTTATGCTTTTAGTCAAGAAGTAACTAATAATAAGACGTTAACTTTAAAAGATACTACAAATTTAAATGAAGTTATCATTAATCAGAACCGTCTACAGATTCCATTCTCTAAGCAGACCAGAAACATTCAAATTATAACGCAAGAAGATATTAAACGTCTTCCCGCAAAGTCTGTTAATGAACTTTTAGCTTATATTAATGGTGTGGATATCCGCCAAAGAGGTCCTTTCGGTTCACAGGCAGACGTCACAATCGATGGCGGATCATTTGAACAGACCTTGATCCTACTAAATGGAGCAAAAATATCAGATCCACAAACTGCCCATCACTCCCTTAATCTTCCCATTCCTACCGACGCTATTGAACGGATCGAGATCATTAAAGGACCAGCATCCCGTATTTATGGAATCAACAGCCTAACCGGGGCTATTAATATTGTCACAAAAACAGTCTCAGAAAATCTGATCAGTGCACAGGCGTATACCGGCACTTCTTTTAAAAACAGTGAGGATACACAAAACGGAAAATATTACGGCAAGGGTTTTCAATTGGGATTTACCCATAAAATTGCACAATTCAGTCAGCAGCTGTATTTAGGCCATGAAGATTCCAATGGTCAACGCTATAATACAGCTTCAAAAAACAATAAAATCTATTACCAAGGAGCGTATGCACCCGACTCTCTAAATAATATATCGACCTCATTCGGGTATATTGACAATCAATTTGGAGCCAACGGATATTATGCTGCCCCCGGAGACAAAGAATCCTACGAATTGGTGAAAACAGCTTTTGCAACTATACAGTCCAAACATAAACTATCCAATGCACTAACGATATCTCCTAGAATTTCGAACAGATACAACGAGGATGATTACCGTTATTTCAGACATGACCTGAGCAAAGCAAGAAGCCAGCACTACAACAATGCCTTTATGGCCGAATTAAATGCCACATACGAACAAAATTATGGCTCATTCGGCCTTGGAGTTGAAAGCAGATTCGAAAATATCAACAGTTCAAACATCGGTAAGCACAGCCGCGAGAATTATGGTGCTTATGTCGAATTTAAAACTGAAATGATCAAAAATTTATTTATTAATGTAGGTACCTACCTCAATTATAACAGTGACTACAACTGGCAGGTTTTCCCTGGAATAGATCTTGGATATGATATCAATAATCATTGGAAATTGATTTTTAATGCAGGATCGAGCCAAAGGATACCCTCATTTACAGATCTTTACTTAAATCAGAGACCTGCAAACATTGGAAATTCTTCACTTCAAGCCGAAAGAGCAAAACAAGTTGAAGGAGCTATAAAATATACCAGTGGAAATGTTATTGCACAGGCAGGATATTTTTATAGAACAATTAATGATTTTATTGATTGGACACGTAATCTGAACACTGAGCCTTGGCAGCCTCAAAACATGGACAATAATGAAGTCCAGGGATTTAACGTCAATTTCCGTATTAATATTAATCCTCAGAATTCCATTACAAAGTATTATGCTGTTATCGGATACAGCTATTTGAATCCCAGAATAAAAAATAATACTACAGAAAATAATTTATCAAAGTACACTATTGAAAGCCTAAGAAATCAGGCAAACCTAAACTTTACTATAAGTCACAGGGATTGGAGTTTTACCACTGCCAATCGTTTTAACGAACGTTTATCTTACAAATCGTACTTTATTTCAGACGTACGTTTAGCACGTCAAATCGACAAGTTAAATCTTTATGTTGACGCGCAAAATCTATTTAATGTCAAATATATAGAAGCCGGAGCTGTACCCATGCCAGGTACCTGGTATTCCTTAGGTGCCAAATATACAATTGCTTATTAAACAAAATAGGTCAGCCTAACTAGACTGACCTATTTTTATTTCTTTTTCAGGACATATCGGAGACCTCCCAGAACATGGGTCTGAAATTTTTCCTCATCAAAAGCCTCTAAGGTGTGACCTAATCCCGTATAGAATGATCTGCCTCCATCAAATTCCTGATACCACGCTATCGGATGAAATTTCCCCATCTTTCCCCCTTTGTAACTTGTTTCATCCAAATCCATCAAAATATGAAGCCCCTCCTTTACCGACTTAAAATCATACCATTCATCGCGGTGAAACCATATCTTTGGTAAATGCTTTGTCGCAAGATGCTTCTGGTTTACAACCCGGATTTGAGCATCCTGAACGGCCGGATGTGAAGAAAAATACCCCCCCACAAGTTGTCCGTACCAAGGCCAGTTAAATTCCGTATCACTTGCAGCATGTATACCTAAAAAACCTTTACCTGATTGAATAAAACGGACAAAAGCAGCTTTTTGACTTTCATTAAAAATATCACCCGTTGTACTCAGAAAAACTAAAGCATCATATCGCGAAAGAATAGAATCCGTAAACAATTGACTGTCCTCAGAATGATCTACTAGCATATTTTTTGAAGATATCAATTGCTTTAAAACAGCAACCCCATGCTCTATACTTTCATGTCTAAATCCAGTAGTTTTTGAAAAAATCAAAATTCTTTCCTGCGCACTCAATTGGGTAACAAAGAAAATAGTGAAGAGAAATGATACTCTTTTAATTATGCTGCACATCATGTTGTCAGGTTTATGCGATTAAATTACGATAAAAATCTAAACTTTCTATAATTAAGTCTTCCGTAACAAAAATATCATAATCACAAGAACCAATTTTATTCAATAAAGCGAAACCAATCTGATTAGAATGATTTTTCTTATCATTATTCATTAAACTCAACAATTCATGATCAATAGAATCATCAAATTGATAATCAGCAAAATTCTTTCTAAACGTTGTTATTAAATCCTCTAATTCTTCTAATGAAAGACCATTCAATTTATGTGACAGATAGCCTTCGCAAATCATACCGACAGCAATAGCCTCGCCATGTAGCAACGAATGTTCATCATGAAGTAAAGAATAACCTTCTATTGCATGACCAATAGTATGCCCAAAATTTAAGATTTTCCGTAAACCCTTTTCTGTTGGATCCTGGGTTATGACCGTGTTTTTAACCCCAACGGAATGTCTCACATGCTCGGTCGTTATATCCGAAACATCCAAATTTTTAACCTTATTATAGTACGCCCCATCAAAAATTAATCCGTGCTTGATAACCTCCGCAAAACCAGAAACCAACTGTCTTCTTTCCAATGTTTTCAAAAACACACTAGCGATAAAGACAGCCTGCGGCTGCGTAAAAGTCCCGATTATATTTTTATAATTATCTAAATCTATTCCCGTCTTACCACCTACCGATGCATCCACTTGAGACAATAATGTTGTCGGAATCTGAATAAAGTCAATACCACGTTTAAAAGTAGAAGCCGCAAATCCCCCCATATCCGTGACCACACCACCACCTAAGTTAATCAACAGACTATGTCTGTCAGCCCCAAAGTCAAGCATTGTTTTCCATACACCGATACAGAAATCAATATTCTTATTTTCTTCACCAGGATCAACCTCAATCACATCGTAGTTTCCCAATTCAGCTAAAATTGGCTGTACAACAGGCATACAGTTATCATTGGTATTGCGATCAACTAAGACAAAAATCTTTGAGTAATTTCGTTCCTGTATAAAGGTTTTTAGAGACTGTAATGAGTCATCAAAGACTACTTGATAGCCTAAACTTTCTATAAATTGCATTTCTAATGGATTCAGTTTACGTTTTTTATAAACAAATTTTGTTATATCTTATACCAATTTTACTTGTTGACCCTCAAACTCGACGATATCATCGGGTCTAACTTTCATTCTTTTCCTATACTCTACCTGACCATTAACGGTCACCATCCCCTCAGTAACAACTAGCTGAGCCATAGCACCATGCTCTACCCAATTTAAAGCTTTAAGTAACTGAATTAACGGAATATATTCTCCTTCGATTTTGAATGTTTGCATAAAGCAAAAATAAGTTAATATTTCAGGAATCTCCTAATCAATAAGTGGTAATATTTTTGAATTTAGTACATTTGTGTGGATTAGATTAAAATAATGACACAGATTGCTGAACCCAGAAAACTATCTTTTGATAATACAGAAATTGCATTCAAAAGTAAAACCGATAAAGATTTAGATCGTGCTTATTTACTGTATAAAGTAATAGCAAGTAATTTCTTAGTAAAAGTCGGACCTCCAATTACTAATTTTGCTCTAAATATCGGACTACCTATCCAAGGAATCATTAAGTCAACCATTTTCAAACAGTTTTGCGGTGGCGAAACAATTGAAGGTTGTACATCTGCAATCAATCACCTAGGAGAAAACAATGTCGGTACAATCCTGGATTATTCTGTAGAAGGAGAAGATACTGAGGCCGCATTTGATGCTACTTTTAAAGAAACATTACGCACAGTAGTTGCTGCAAAAACAAATAAATACATCCCTTTTTCAGTATTCAAACCTACAGGGCTTGGCCGTTTCGAATTATTTGAGAAAGTAAACGCAAACGAAACGTTAACAGAAGCAGAGCAAGCAGAGTACAACAGAATGTACGATCGATGTGATGAAATCTGTAAAGCCTGTTACGAAGCTAATGTTAAAGTATTAATTGATGCTGAACACTCTTGGATTCAAGATGCCATTGATGACATAGCCCGCGATATGATGGAAAAATACAATAAAGAACAACCTATTGTATACAACACCTATCAATTGTACAGACATGATAAACTAGCCTCTTTAAAAGCTGATTTTGATTATGCAAAAACACAAAACTTCTTTTTAGGTGCAAAAATCGTACGTGGTGCCTATATGGAAATTGAAAGACAGAGAGCAGCTGAAAAAGGTTACCCATCTCCTATTCAACCTACAAAAGAAGCAACAGACAAAGATTACGATGCCGCTATTCATTTCATACTGGATCATATCGATCGCTTTGGTGTTATGGCAGGCACACACAATGAAGCAAGTAGTCTTTTGTTAGCAAATGAGCTTGACAGACGTGGAATAGATCATAGAAGCGACCGTATATTTTTCGCACAATTGTTGGGTATGTCAGATAATTTAACATTTAATTTATCTGAATCAAACTACAACGTTGCAAAATATATGCCTTACGGACCGATAAAAGCTGTTATGCCTTATTTATTCCGTAGAGCACAAGAAAACACATCAGTAGCTGGTCAAACAGGCCGAGAGCTGGGGTTAATCATTAAAGAGAAACAAAGAAGAAAAGCTAGTCGTTAAGACTAGCTTTTTTTATAAATTTGTACCTTCAATAATCAGATATGTCACCCGAATCAATAGAGAAATTCAACAAACTCAATAAAATAGCAGAACCATACGACGCCTTACTTTTTGATGTCGACGGAACCTTAGCTGACAATATAAGTGCGCATAAAGCAGCCTACGTAGCTACAGCAGCAGAATACAATGTCCTGTTGGATGATAGTCTAATCGACGAAACCGCAGGATGGCCAACCATAGCTGTTGCAAAAGAAATCTGTATCCGCTATAACACCACTTTTGATGTTCATGAATTTTCAAAAAGAAAATCAGCCATCTTTATAGAACAGTTCATCCAGCAGACACAACCTATTGATTATGTTGTCGAACATCTAAAATACCAGATTGGAAAGAAACGTATTGCGGCTGTTTCTGGAGGAACCAGATCAACATTAAACATCACACTAACCGTCCTTGGAGTACTTGATAAATTGGAAACCTTGGTGTGTGCCGGTGATACTCCTAATGGAAAACCATCGCCTGAGCCATTTTTATTAGCGGCCGAAAAGCTTCAGGTTGCCCCTGCTAAGTGTTTAGTTTACGAGGACGGAATCCC
This region includes:
- a CDS encoding FKBP-type peptidyl-prolyl cis-trans isomerase, which translates into the protein MKYIALALLSLATLSVTAQQKKKTVKKTTAVKPLLATKTDSVSYAFGRDIGGTLKNLEITNWNKELIGKAIVSALDGQNSLIEEDQLRMVIQSAVTEAREIKEKENLAKEQAFFTENAKKTTVKTTEEGLQYEVLVEGTGEKPTRENEVTVHYTGTLLDGKKFDSSLDRNEPLKMKLDRVIEGWKIGVPLMSKGAKYRFYVPSKLGYGSQNMGVIPPNSILIFDIELLDFVKDAV
- a CDS encoding glycosyltransferase family protein translates to MKILYAVQGTGNGHLSRAMDVVPCLRNFGEVDVLVSGIQADLVLPFEVKYRLHGLSFIFGKSGGVDLWKTFMSSTVRKFTQEIKSLPIDQYDLVINDFEPISAWSAHMKDFPCIGLSHQIAALDASSPKPDETDMLGKFIMKNYAPTAHAYGFHFKSYNKNIYTPVIRNSVRELDVQDKGHYTVYLPAYDDAHLLKHLMKFPDISWQVFSKHNSRAFDMKNVAIRPINNDAFIASMASSSGVLCGAGFETPAEALFLQKKLLVVPMKNQYEQHLNAAALEEMGVPVISSLKQKNMLSIEAWLNSKSRVVVDYKNNTQEIITNIVSKHT
- a CDS encoding zinc dependent phospholipase C family protein — encoded protein: MKGLSIIISLFIIFIICSSWGFFAHKKINEYAVYTLPPTLASFYKKNILLISSKAVDADKRCYIDSLESPRHYIDIDDYNEPSIDSIPIHWTKAKEKYQKKQLLLNGIVPWQISFSYHKLVKAFKFKDIRQIIRHSADLGHYIGDAHVPLHTTKNYNGQLTNQIGIHAFWESRLPEMFVKEYSFIKGPAKFIEDPLHTSWNIVKQSNLLVDSVLALEKQLDKSFSKHQKYSFIERNNLLIRTYSDEYARAYHTALNGMVEKRMASAIQQVGSFWYSAWVEAGQPDLKNLQKVTIDDQPLDINNKKNMGREEL
- a CDS encoding TonB-dependent receptor plug domain-containing protein → MSKNLTLLALSLIGYSYAFSQEVTNNKTLTLKDTTNLNEVIINQNRLQIPFSKQTRNIQIITQEDIKRLPAKSVNELLAYINGVDIRQRGPFGSQADVTIDGGSFEQTLILLNGAKISDPQTAHHSLNLPIPTDAIERIEIIKGPASRIYGINSLTGAINIVTKTVSENLISAQAYTGTSFKNSEDTQNGKYYGKGFQLGFTHKIAQFSQQLYLGHEDSNGQRYNTASKNNKIYYQGAYAPDSLNNISTSFGYIDNQFGANGYYAAPGDKESYELVKTAFATIQSKHKLSNALTISPRISNRYNEDDYRYFRHDLSKARSQHYNNAFMAELNATYEQNYGSFGLGVESRFENINSSNIGKHSRENYGAYVEFKTEMIKNLFINVGTYLNYNSDYNWQVFPGIDLGYDINNHWKLIFNAGSSQRIPSFTDLYLNQRPANIGNSSLQAERAKQVEGAIKYTSGNVIAQAGYFYRTINDFIDWTRNLNTEPWQPQNMDNNEVQGFNVNFRININPQNSITKYYAVIGYSYLNPRIKNNTTENNLSKYTIESLRNQANLNFTISHRDWSFTTANRFNERLSYKSYFISDVRLARQIDKLNLYVDAQNLFNVKYIEAGAVPMPGTWYSLGAKYTIAY
- a CDS encoding ThuA domain-containing protein — encoded protein: MMCSIIKRVSFLFTIFFVTQLSAQERILIFSKTTGFRHESIEHGVAVLKQLISSKNMLVDHSEDSQLFTDSILSRYDALVFLSTTGDIFNESQKAAFVRFIQSGKGFLGIHAASDTEFNWPWYGQLVGGYFSSHPAVQDAQIRVVNQKHLATKHLPKIWFHRDEWYDFKSVKEGLHILMDLDETSYKGGKMGKFHPIAWYQEFDGGRSFYTGLGHTLEAFDEEKFQTHVLGGLRYVLKKK
- the aroB gene encoding 3-dehydroquinate synthase; translated protein: MQFIESLGYQVVFDDSLQSLKTFIQERNYSKIFVLVDRNTNDNCMPVVQPILAELGNYDVIEVDPGEENKNIDFCIGVWKTMLDFGADRHSLLINLGGGVVTDMGGFAASTFKRGIDFIQIPTTLLSQVDASVGGKTGIDLDNYKNIIGTFTQPQAVFIASVFLKTLERRQLVSGFAEVIKHGLIFDGAYYNKVKNLDVSDITTEHVRHSVGVKNTVITQDPTEKGLRKILNFGHTIGHAIEGYSLLHDEHSLLHGEAIAVGMICEGYLSHKLNGLSLEELEDLITTFRKNFADYQFDDSIDHELLSLMNNDKKNHSNQIGFALLNKIGSCDYDIFVTEDLIIESLDFYRNLIA
- a CDS encoding RNA-binding S4 domain-containing protein, with translation MQTFKIEGEYIPLIQLLKALNWVEHGAMAQLVVTEGMVTVNGQVEYRKRMKVRPDDIVEFEGQQVKLV
- a CDS encoding proline dehydrogenase family protein, whose protein sequence is MTQIAEPRKLSFDNTEIAFKSKTDKDLDRAYLLYKVIASNFLVKVGPPITNFALNIGLPIQGIIKSTIFKQFCGGETIEGCTSAINHLGENNVGTILDYSVEGEDTEAAFDATFKETLRTVVAAKTNKYIPFSVFKPTGLGRFELFEKVNANETLTEAEQAEYNRMYDRCDEICKACYEANVKVLIDAEHSWIQDAIDDIARDMMEKYNKEQPIVYNTYQLYRHDKLASLKADFDYAKTQNFFLGAKIVRGAYMEIERQRAAEKGYPSPIQPTKEATDKDYDAAIHFILDHIDRFGVMAGTHNEASSLLLANELDRRGIDHRSDRIFFAQLLGMSDNLTFNLSESNYNVAKYMPYGPIKAVMPYLFRRAQENTSVAGQTGRELGLIIKEKQRRKASR
- a CDS encoding HAD family hydrolase, yielding MSPESIEKFNKLNKIAEPYDALLFDVDGTLADNISAHKAAYVATAAEYNVLLDDSLIDETAGWPTIAVAKEICIRYNTTFDVHEFSKRKSAIFIEQFIQQTQPIDYVVEHLKYQIGKKRIAAVSGGTRSTLNITLTVLGVLDKLETLVCAGDTPNGKPSPEPFLLAAEKLQVAPAKCLVYEDGIPGVQGALAAGMGAVRIDLL